One Pseudomonas sp. HOU2 genomic window carries:
- a CDS encoding L-serine ammonia-lyase: protein MAISVFDLFKIGIGPSSSHTVGPMRAAALFVEALRDRHLLEQVRRIEVQLFGSLSATGIGHGSDNAVIMGLMGEWPDAIDPSQIGPRIQALRETHTLLLDGRLSVPFVWARDMRLIDENLPFHPNAMTLVAEGDHGEIHRDTYYSVGGGFVVDQAQASSGVVDLDRTELPYDFSSAVELLQLCQKNNLRVAELMMANEKVWRSEEEIRAGLMKLWRAMQDCVEQGLKHEGILPGGLNVRRRAAKLHRSLQELNKPNVIGSTLSAMEWVNLFALAVNEENAAGGRMVTAPTNGAAGIIPAVLHYFMKFSEAVTDANVVDYFLGAAAVGILCKKNASISGAEVGCQGEVGSACAMAAAGLAEILGATPEQLCNAAEIGLEHNLGLTCDPVGGLVQVPCIERNAIAAVKAINAAQMALRGDGQHFISLDRVIRTMRDTGADMHDKYKETSRGGLAVSAVEC from the coding sequence ATGGCTATCAGCGTTTTCGACCTGTTCAAAATCGGCATCGGCCCGTCCAGTTCCCACACCGTCGGCCCGATGCGCGCCGCCGCCCTGTTTGTCGAAGCGCTACGCGACCGGCACCTGCTGGAGCAGGTACGGCGTATAGAAGTGCAACTGTTCGGCTCGCTGTCGGCTACCGGTATCGGCCACGGCAGCGACAATGCAGTGATCATGGGCTTGATGGGCGAGTGGCCGGACGCAATCGACCCGTCGCAGATCGGCCCGCGCATTCAGGCGCTGCGCGAAACTCACACGCTGTTATTGGATGGTCGTCTGTCGGTGCCGTTTGTCTGGGCCCGCGACATGCGCCTGATCGACGAAAACCTGCCGTTCCATCCCAACGCCATGACTCTGGTTGCCGAAGGCGATCACGGCGAGATTCATCGCGACACTTACTATTCGGTCGGTGGCGGTTTTGTGGTGGATCAGGCGCAGGCGTCCAGCGGCGTGGTCGATCTGGATCGCACCGAATTGCCTTATGACTTTTCCAGCGCGGTGGAACTGCTGCAGCTGTGCCAAAAGAACAACCTGCGTGTCGCCGAACTGATGATGGCCAACGAAAAGGTCTGGCGCAGCGAAGAGGAAATCCGCGCCGGACTGATGAAGCTGTGGCGGGCGATGCAGGATTGCGTGGAGCAGGGCCTCAAGCACGAAGGCATCCTTCCCGGCGGTCTCAATGTGCGCCGGCGCGCGGCCAAGTTGCATCGCAGCCTGCAGGAGTTGAACAAGCCCAATGTGATCGGCTCGACCCTCAGTGCCATGGAGTGGGTCAATCTGTTTGCCCTCGCGGTCAACGAAGAAAACGCGGCGGGTGGGCGCATGGTCACCGCACCGACCAATGGCGCGGCAGGGATCATTCCGGCGGTGTTGCACTATTTTATGAAGTTCAGCGAAGCAGTCACCGACGCCAACGTCGTCGACTACTTTTTGGGTGCGGCAGCGGTGGGGATTCTGTGCAAGAAGAACGCCTCGATCTCCGGTGCCGAAGTTGGCTGCCAGGGCGAAGTCGGCTCGGCCTGCGCGATGGCGGCAGCGGGTCTGGCGGAGATCTTGGGCGCGACACCGGAGCAACTGTGCAACGCGGCGGAAATCGGCCTGGAACATAACCTTGGTCTGACCTGCGATCCGGTCGGCGGTCTGGTGCAGGTGCCGTGCATCGAGCGCAACGCAATTGCCGCTGTGAAGGCGATCAACGCGGCGCAGATGGCCCTACGCGGCGATGGTCAGCACTTCATCTCGCTGGACCGGGTGATCCGCACCATGCGTGATACCGGCGCCGATATGCATGACAAATATAAAGAGACCTCGCGGGGTGGTCTGGCGGTTAGCGCCGTTGAGTGCTGA
- a CDS encoding GlxA family transcriptional regulator: MTSFNSGAQPQNRAPQSIGFLLLDNFTLISLASAVEPLRMANQLSGRELYRWSTLTVDGGQVWASDGLQITPDASMHKAPPLDTVIVCGGIGIQRTVTREHVSWLQSQARQSKRLGAVCTGSWALACAGLLDGFDCSVHWECLAAMQEAFPRVAMSTRLFTLDRNRFTSSGGTAPLDMMLHLISRDHGRELSAAISEMFVYERIRNEQDHQRVPLKHMLGTNQPKLQEIVALMEANLEEPIDLDELAVYVAVSRRQLERLFQKYLHCSPSRYYLKLRLIRARQLLKQTPMSIIEVASVCGFVSTPHFSKCYREYFGIPPRDERVGSNTTQQVAMLPLPQAIVMSPLSGPMSALSQARNESTFASVRL, encoded by the coding sequence ATGACGTCGTTCAACTCCGGGGCCCAACCCCAGAACCGTGCGCCTCAATCCATCGGCTTTCTGCTGCTGGACAATTTCACGCTGATTTCCCTGGCCTCCGCAGTCGAACCCCTGCGCATGGCCAACCAATTGTCCGGTCGCGAGTTGTATCGCTGGAGCACTCTCACCGTCGATGGCGGCCAGGTGTGGGCCAGTGACGGTCTGCAAATCACCCCTGACGCCTCCATGCACAAAGCCCCGCCGCTGGACACCGTGATCGTCTGCGGCGGTATTGGTATTCAACGCACCGTGACCCGTGAACACGTGTCATGGCTGCAAAGCCAGGCGCGTCAGTCCAAGCGTCTCGGCGCCGTGTGCACCGGCAGCTGGGCTTTGGCGTGCGCCGGGCTGCTCGACGGTTTCGATTGCAGCGTGCACTGGGAATGTCTGGCAGCGATGCAGGAAGCCTTTCCGCGCGTGGCCATGAGCACGCGCCTGTTCACCCTCGACCGTAACCGTTTCACCAGCTCCGGTGGCACCGCGCCGCTGGACATGATGCTGCACCTGATCAGCCGCGATCATGGTCGTGAGCTGTCTGCCGCGATCTCGGAAATGTTTGTCTACGAACGCATCCGCAACGAGCAGGATCACCAGCGCGTGCCGCTCAAGCACATGCTCGGCACCAACCAGCCGAAGCTGCAGGAAATCGTTGCGCTGATGGAAGCCAACCTCGAAGAGCCGATCGACCTCGACGAACTGGCAGTGTACGTCGCCGTGTCGCGTCGACAGCTGGAGCGGCTGTTCCAGAAATACCTGCACTGCTCGCCGTCGCGCTACTACCTCAAGCTGCGCCTGATCCGCGCGCGGCAGCTGCTCAAGCAGACGCCGATGTCGATCATCGAAGTCGCGTCGGTGTGTGGTTTCGTCTCGACGCCGCACTTCTCCAAGTGCTACCGCGAATACTTCGGCATTCCGCCGCGTGACGAACGCGTAGGCTCCAACACCACCCAGCAAGTGGCGATGCTGCCGCTGCCGCAGGCGATCGTGATGTCGCCGCTGTCGGGGCCGATGTCGGCGTTGAGTCAGGCGCGTAATGAGTCGACGTTTGCCAGCGTAAGGTTGTAG
- the choW gene encoding choline ABC transporter permease subunit translates to MLIDQKIPLGQYIAGFVEWLTQHGASTFDAIAVTLETMIHGVTFALTWFNPFVLIGLIALLAHFIQRKWGLTVFVIASFLLILNLGYWQETMETLAQVMFATLVCVVIGVPLGIVAAHKPMFYTLMRPVLDLMQTVPTFVYLIPTLTLFGLGVVPGLISTVVFAIAAPIRLTYLGIRDVPQELMDAGKAFGCSRRQLLSRIELPHAMPSIAAGITQCIMLSLSMVVIAALVGADGLGKPVVNALNTADIALGFEAGLAIVLLAIMLDRICKQPDAKVGGDA, encoded by the coding sequence ATGCTGATTGATCAGAAAATCCCTTTAGGCCAGTACATCGCGGGCTTCGTCGAATGGTTGACGCAACACGGCGCCAGCACCTTCGACGCAATCGCCGTGACCCTGGAAACGATGATCCACGGCGTGACGTTTGCGCTGACCTGGTTCAATCCTTTCGTCTTGATCGGCCTCATCGCCCTGCTCGCGCATTTCATCCAGCGCAAATGGGGGCTGACTGTTTTTGTGATTGCCTCGTTCCTGCTGATCCTCAATCTGGGGTACTGGCAGGAAACCATGGAAACCCTCGCCCAGGTCATGTTCGCGACCCTGGTCTGCGTGGTCATCGGCGTGCCGTTGGGCATCGTCGCCGCGCACAAGCCGATGTTCTACACTTTGATGAGGCCGGTACTCGATCTGATGCAGACCGTACCGACCTTCGTTTACCTCATTCCGACCCTGACCCTCTTCGGGCTGGGTGTGGTGCCGGGCCTGATCTCCACGGTGGTGTTCGCCATCGCTGCGCCGATCCGCCTGACCTACCTGGGCATCCGCGATGTCCCGCAAGAACTGATGGACGCCGGCAAAGCCTTCGGCTGCTCGCGTCGCCAATTGCTCTCACGGATCGAACTGCCTCACGCCATGCCGAGCATCGCTGCCGGCATCACCCAGTGCATCATGCTGTCGCTGTCGATGGTGGTGATCGCGGCACTGGTGGGCGCCGACGGACTCGGCAAACCGGTGGTCAACGCACTGAACACTGCTGATATCGCCCTGGGCTTCGAAGCAGGCCTGGCGATCGTACTGCTGGCGATCATGCTCGACCGTATCTGCAAACAACCCGACGCCAAAGTAGGGGGTGACGCATGA
- the choV gene encoding choline ABC transporter ATP-binding protein encodes MSIIRFEDVDVIFSKDPREALKLLDQGMTRNEILKKTGQIVGVEKASLDINKGEICVLMGLSGSGKSSLLRCINGLNTVSRGKLFVEHEGKQIDIASCTPAELKMMRTKRIAMVFQKFALMPWLTVRENISFGLEMQGRPEKERRKLVDDKLELVGLTQWRNKKPDELSGGMQQRVGLARALAMDADILLMDEPFSALDPLIRQGLQDELLELQRKLSKTIVFVSHDLDEALKLGSRIAIMKDGRIIQYSVPEEIVLNPADDYVRTFVAHTNPLNVLCGRSLMRTLDNCKRINGSVCLDPGGDSWLDLAEGNTIKGARQNGSVLNLQNWAPGQAVEALERKPTLVDSNIGMRDALQIRYQTGNKLVLHDNNHVVGILGDSELYHALLGKNLG; translated from the coding sequence ATGAGCATAATTCGCTTCGAAGACGTCGACGTAATCTTCTCCAAGGATCCACGCGAGGCACTCAAGCTGCTGGATCAGGGCATGACGCGCAACGAGATCCTGAAAAAGACCGGGCAGATCGTTGGCGTGGAAAAGGCCAGTCTGGACATCAATAAGGGCGAGATCTGTGTACTGATGGGCTTGTCCGGCTCCGGCAAGTCGAGCCTGCTGCGCTGCATCAACGGCCTCAACACCGTGAGCCGCGGCAAGCTGTTCGTCGAGCACGAAGGCAAGCAGATCGACATCGCTTCCTGCACCCCGGCCGAACTGAAAATGATGCGCACCAAACGCATCGCCATGGTGTTCCAGAAGTTCGCCCTGATGCCGTGGCTGACGGTGCGCGAGAACATCAGTTTCGGTCTGGAGATGCAGGGTCGCCCGGAGAAGGAACGGCGCAAACTGGTGGACGACAAGCTTGAACTGGTGGGCCTGACCCAGTGGCGCAACAAGAAACCCGATGAACTCTCCGGCGGCATGCAGCAGCGTGTGGGCCTGGCGCGGGCGCTGGCGATGGACGCGGACATTCTGCTGATGGACGAACCGTTCTCGGCACTCGACCCGCTGATCCGCCAAGGCCTGCAGGACGAACTGCTGGAACTGCAACGCAAGCTGAGCAAGACCATCGTGTTTGTCAGTCACGACCTCGACGAGGCGCTGAAACTGGGTAGCCGCATCGCGATCATGAAGGACGGCCGGATCATCCAGTACAGCGTGCCGGAAGAGATCGTGCTCAACCCCGCGGACGACTATGTGCGCACCTTCGTGGCCCACACCAACCCGCTCAACGTGCTCTGCGGTCGCAGCCTGATGCGCACGCTGGACAACTGCAAACGCATCAACGGTTCGGTGTGCCTCGACCCGGGTGGCGATTCGTGGCTGGACCTGGCTGAAGGCAACACGATCAAGGGTGCGCGGCAGAACGGTTCGGTGCTGAACCTGCAGAACTGGGCACCGGGCCAAGCGGTGGAAGCGCTGGAGCGCAAGCCGACCCTGGTGGACTCGAACATCGGCATGCGCGACGCGCTGCAGATTCGCTACCAGACCGGCAACAAACTGGTGCTGCACGACAACAACCATGTGGTGGGGATTCTTGGCGACAGCGAGCTGTATCACGCGTTGCTGGGCAAGAACCTGGGGTAA
- a CDS encoding gamma-butyrobetaine dioxygenase gives MHTAAAVADFRTYPLISALSGVQNLADRVSIAWADGRISPFHHVWLRDNCPCEQCVYTVTREQVFEIVDAAADLKPAAAHIDSDGCLRIDWQDGHQSRFDPGWLRAHAYDEQSRAERLAGKPKAYLWRSDLQLPVFDYAALMNDNGALLQWLIAVRDIGLTQVRGVPTEPGSLKLIAQRISFIRESNFGVLFNVQSKADADSNAYTAFNLPLHTDLPTRELQPGLQFLHCLVNDAEGGESIFVDGFAIADALRQEAPELFQALCEIPVEFRNKDRHSDYRCLAPIIALDALGRVAEMRMANFLRGAFDTSVEQMPLLYRAYRRLIAMTREPRFRLMQRLNPGELWCFDNRRTLHARNAFDPASGARHFQGCYIDRDELLSRILVLQR, from the coding sequence ATGCACACCGCTGCCGCTGTTGCCGATTTCCGTACTTATCCGTTGATCAGCGCGCTGAGCGGCGTGCAGAACCTGGCGGATCGCGTGTCGATTGCCTGGGCCGATGGCCGCATCAGCCCGTTTCATCATGTCTGGTTGCGGGACAACTGTCCGTGCGAGCAGTGCGTCTACACCGTCACTCGCGAGCAGGTGTTCGAGATCGTCGATGCCGCAGCCGACCTCAAACCTGCCGCCGCCCATATCGACAGCGACGGCTGCCTGCGCATCGACTGGCAGGACGGTCACCAGAGCCGCTTCGACCCCGGCTGGTTGCGCGCGCACGCCTATGACGAGCAATCGCGCGCGGAACGGTTGGCAGGCAAACCCAAAGCGTATCTGTGGCGCAGCGATCTGCAGTTGCCGGTGTTCGACTACGCCGCACTGATGAACGACAACGGCGCGCTGCTGCAATGGCTGATCGCGGTGCGCGACATCGGCCTGACGCAAGTACGCGGCGTGCCCACCGAACCGGGATCGCTGAAGCTGATCGCACAGCGCATTTCGTTCATCCGCGAGAGCAACTTCGGCGTGCTGTTCAACGTGCAGTCCAAGGCCGATGCCGACAGCAACGCCTACACCGCTTTCAACCTGCCGTTGCACACCGACTTGCCGACTCGCGAACTGCAACCGGGTCTGCAATTTCTGCATTGCCTGGTGAATGATGCCGAGGGTGGCGAGAGTATTTTCGTCGATGGTTTTGCGATTGCCGATGCTTTGCGTCAGGAAGCACCGGAGCTGTTCCAGGCGCTGTGCGAAATCCCCGTGGAGTTTCGCAACAAGGACCGCCACAGCGACTATCGCTGCCTGGCGCCGATCATTGCGCTGGACGCGTTGGGCCGGGTTGCGGAGATGCGCATGGCGAACTTTCTGCGCGGTGCATTCGATACATCGGTGGAGCAAATGCCGCTGCTGTACCGGGCCTATCGGCGCTTGATTGCGATGACCCGTGAGCCACGTTTTCGCCTGATGCAGCGACTCAATCCGGGTGAACTGTGGTGCTTCGATAATCGCCGCACGCTGCATGCGCGCAACGCATTTGATCCTGCCAGCGGGGCGCGGCATTTCCAGGGCTGCTACATCGATCGGGATGAGTTGTTGTCGCGGATTCTGGTGTTGCAACGCTAG
- a CDS encoding L-carnitine dehydrogenase — protein sequence MSFITDIKTFAALGSGVIGSGWVARALAHGLDVVAWDPAPGAEAALRKRVANAWGALEKNGLAPGASQDRLRFVATIEECVRDADFIQESAPERLELKLELHSKISAAAKPNALIGSSTSGLLPSEFYESSTHPERCVVGHPFNPVYLLPLVEVVGGKNTAPEAVQAAMKVYESLGMRPLHVRKEVPGFIADRLLEALWREALHLVNDGVATTGEIDDAIRFGAGLRWSFMGTFLTYTLAGGDAGMRHFMSQFGPALQLPWTYLPAPELTDKLIDDVVDGTSDQLGRHSIAALERYRDDCLLAVLEAVKTTKEKHGMSFSE from the coding sequence ATGAGCTTTATCACCGACATCAAAACCTTCGCCGCCCTCGGCAGCGGTGTCATCGGCAGCGGCTGGGTCGCGCGTGCCCTCGCCCATGGCCTCGACGTGGTGGCCTGGGACCCGGCGCCCGGCGCAGAAGCTGCGCTGCGCAAACGCGTGGCGAATGCCTGGGGCGCGCTGGAGAAAAACGGTCTGGCGCCCGGTGCTTCGCAGGACCGTCTGCGCTTTGTCGCGACCATCGAAGAATGCGTGCGCGATGCCGACTTCATCCAGGAAAGTGCTCCGGAACGCCTCGAGCTGAAACTGGAACTGCACAGCAAAATCAGCGCGGCGGCCAAACCCAATGCGCTGATCGGCTCCAGCACTTCGGGCCTGTTGCCAAGCGAGTTCTACGAGAGCTCGACCCACCCTGAGCGCTGCGTGGTCGGTCACCCGTTCAACCCGGTTTACCTGTTGCCGCTGGTGGAAGTGGTCGGCGGCAAGAACACCGCACCGGAAGCGGTGCAAGCGGCGATGAAAGTCTACGAATCCCTCGGCATGCGCCCGCTGCATGTGCGCAAGGAAGTGCCGGGGTTTATCGCTGACCGTTTACTCGAAGCGTTGTGGCGTGAGGCGCTGCATCTGGTCAACGACGGGGTGGCGACCACTGGTGAGATCGACGATGCGATACGGTTTGGTGCCGGGCTGCGTTGGTCGTTCATGGGCACGTTCCTGACCTATACGCTGGCCGGTGGTGACGCTGGGATGCGTCATTTCATGTCGCAGTTCGGCCCGGCGTTGCAGTTGCCATGGACCTACCTGCCGGCACCGGAGCTGACCGACAAGCTGATAGATGACGTGGTCGATGGCACCAGCGATCAGCTCGGTCGCCACAGCATTGCGGCGCTGGAGCGCTATCGTGATGACTGCCTGCTGGCGGTGCTGGAGGCGGTGAAGACCACCAAGGAAAAGCACGGGATGAGTTTCAGCGAGTAA
- a CDS encoding 3-keto-5-aminohexanoate cleavage protein — translation MNHDVIITCALTGAGDTTAKSPHVPVTPKQIAAAAVEAAKAGATVVHCHVRDPQTGKFSRDVALYREVMERIREADVDIIVNLTAGMGGDLEIGAGEHPMEFGPNTDLVGPLTRLAHVEELLPEICTLDCGTLNFGDGDTIYVSTPAQLRAGAKRITELGVKAELEIFDTGHLWFAKQMIKEGLLDNPLFQLCLGIPWGAPADTTTMKAMVDNLPADAVWAGFGIGRMQMPMAAQAVLLGGNVRVGLEDNLWLDKGVLATNGQLVERATEILSRLGARVLTPAEGRKKMGLTQRG, via the coding sequence ATGAACCACGACGTCATCATCACCTGCGCACTCACCGGTGCTGGCGACACGACCGCCAAAAGCCCCCACGTGCCGGTCACCCCAAAACAGATCGCCGCGGCTGCAGTAGAAGCGGCCAAGGCCGGCGCCACCGTCGTCCATTGCCATGTGCGCGACCCGCAGACCGGCAAGTTCAGCCGTGACGTGGCGCTGTACCGCGAAGTGATGGAGCGCATCCGCGAGGCCGATGTCGACATCATCGTCAACCTCACCGCTGGGATGGGCGGCGACCTGGAAATCGGTGCCGGCGAGCACCCGATGGAGTTCGGCCCGAACACCGACCTGGTCGGCCCGCTGACCCGTCTGGCCCACGTTGAAGAACTGCTGCCGGAAATCTGCACCCTCGATTGCGGCACGCTGAACTTCGGCGACGGCGACACCATTTACGTCTCGACCCCGGCGCAACTGCGCGCCGGCGCCAAGCGCATCACCGAGCTGGGGGTGAAGGCCGAGCTGGAAATTTTCGACACCGGTCACCTGTGGTTCGCCAAGCAGATGATCAAGGAAGGCCTGCTCGACAACCCGCTGTTCCAGCTATGCCTGGGCATCCCGTGGGGCGCCCCCGCCGACACCACCACCATGAAAGCCATGGTCGACAACCTGCCCGCCGATGCGGTGTGGGCCGGGTTCGGCATCGGCCGCATGCAGATGCCGATGGCCGCGCAAGCGGTGCTGCTCGGCGGCAACGTGCGGGTCGGCCTGGAAGACAACCTGTGGCTGGACAAGGGTGTGCTGGCCACCAACGGCCAACTGGTCGAACGCGCCACCGAGATCCTCAGCCGCCTCGGCGCCCGCGTGCTGACCCCGGCTGAAGGCCGCAAGAAGATGGGCCTGACCCAGCGCGGCTGA
- a CDS encoding choline ABC transporter substrate-binding protein: MKGSPSLLLAAMLSLPLLAQAAEPAQCSTVNFSDVGWTDITATTATTSVVLDALGYKTKTTMISVPVTYKSLADGKNMDVFLGNWMPTMENDIKAYRDAGTVETVRTNLKGAKYTLAVPQALYDKGLHDFADIAKFKKELDGKIYGIEPGNDGNRLIQSMIDKNAFGLKDAGFKVVESSEAGMLSQVDRAQKRDTAVVFLGWAPHPMNKRFKIQYLTGGDDFFGPDFGAATVATNTRKGYSTECSNVGQLLKNLEFNVDMESELMGNILDDKMKPEAAAKAWLKKNPQVLDTWLAGVTTIDGKPGLEAVKAKLAQ; encoded by the coding sequence ATGAAAGGTTCCCCGTCGTTGTTGTTGGCCGCCATGCTGAGTCTGCCGTTACTGGCTCAAGCCGCAGAACCGGCGCAGTGCAGTACCGTGAATTTCTCCGATGTCGGCTGGACCGACATCACCGCCACCACCGCCACCACGTCGGTGGTGCTCGACGCCCTCGGCTACAAGACCAAGACCACCATGATTTCCGTGCCGGTGACCTACAAGTCGCTGGCCGACGGCAAGAACATGGACGTGTTCCTCGGCAACTGGATGCCGACCATGGAAAACGACATCAAGGCCTACCGCGATGCCGGCACCGTGGAAACCGTGCGCACCAACCTCAAGGGCGCCAAGTACACCCTCGCCGTGCCGCAAGCCTTGTATGACAAGGGTCTGCATGACTTCGCCGACATTGCCAAATTCAAGAAGGAACTCGACGGCAAGATCTACGGCATCGAGCCTGGCAACGACGGCAACCGCCTGATCCAGAGCATGATCGACAAGAACGCCTTCGGTCTCAAGGACGCCGGTTTCAAGGTCGTCGAATCGTCCGAGGCGGGCATGCTCTCGCAGGTTGATCGCGCGCAGAAACGCGACACCGCCGTGGTCTTCCTCGGCTGGGCGCCGCACCCGATGAACAAGCGCTTCAAGATCCAATACCTGACCGGCGGCGATGACTTCTTCGGCCCCGACTTCGGTGCCGCCACCGTGGCGACCAACACCCGCAAGGGCTACTCCACCGAATGCAGCAACGTCGGTCAGTTGCTGAAAAACCTGGAGTTCAATGTCGACATGGAAAGCGAGCTGATGGGCAACATCCTCGACGACAAGATGAAGCCTGAAGCGGCCGCCAAGGCCTGGCTGAAAAAGAATCCACAGGTGCTCGATACCTGGCTCGCTGGCGTGACCACCATTGACGGTAAACCTGGCCTGGAAGCCGTGAAAGCCAAGCTCGCACAGTAA
- a CDS encoding thioesterase family protein: MPTLTTYQTTIIPDWVDYNGHLRDAFYLLIFSYATDALMDRLGMDSNNREASGHSLFTLELHLNYLHEVKLDAEVEVRTKIIGHDSKRLHLYHSLHLAGGDQELAGNEQMLLHVDLTGPRSAPFTADTLSRLQAIVAEQVDLPAPAYIGRVIALPPAR; encoded by the coding sequence ATGCCCACTCTCACCACCTACCAAACCACCATCATCCCCGACTGGGTCGACTACAACGGCCATCTGCGCGACGCCTTCTACCTGTTGATCTTCAGCTACGCCACCGACGCGCTGATGGACCGTCTCGGCATGGACAGCAACAACCGCGAAGCCAGCGGCCACTCGCTGTTCACCCTCGAACTGCATCTGAATTATCTGCACGAAGTGAAGCTCGACGCCGAGGTCGAGGTGCGCACGAAGATCATCGGTCACGACAGTAAACGCCTGCACCTCTATCACAGCCTGCACCTGGCCGGCGGCGACCAGGAACTGGCCGGCAACGAGCAGATGCTGCTGCACGTCGATCTCACCGGCCCGCGCTCGGCACCGTTCACCGCCGATACCCTGAGCCGTCTGCAAGCCATCGTCGCCGAGCAAGTCGATCTGCCCGCCCCGGCTTACATCGGCCGTGTCATCGCTCTGCCACCCGCCCGTTAA